The following coding sequences lie in one Candidatus Phytoplasma solani genomic window:
- a CDS encoding DUF6119 family protein, with translation MDKKSKEKKYSFNVFLIKPEEDKKDKKQYLKKEVQDQYNCATDKTSSKNIFIFFKKRDCKKKSFTKWYDYFVTTKKQREENNKKECKCCLIYESAIVFVEGKINKKKFLFAITFGRGFNDLKKDILTKNFGIVMVKKIVDPNKIKEVNYFSFKNTEGVFEKKQQFSKLIQVNEFVSYEENSRSGLKEIKGEIQEEEPYKLEGLVSGKDSFKFNSDKKLDQLVPLIKYIWQIHLKRKEKEEFKKICGISEVKKDKIDFYDNKLIKMLIKKIKEYNNKSGSEESNNEIDELAIVIPDFIEYNDEYAIELRYNKNKIVEEVNLDNLDKILSTFFSHFKEEIKELVINEEENNENDKLIEMLIQKFDECEEKGGDSNLKDNILDFLKKKYKLVIKKETNVENDYTFYKCLNFCFVNEGKIISLYEGKWYLHSNSLEQIDKQIKNHFLDANATDEKNKKYLLPSFQTFKNEKKAVREEDYNKWVVDKKGENYFLFDRKCIKFKDEDNSTFELCDILQYYSENENLDEIILHHVKKFHGSSSLSHLFNQGQIFINILCDRYEDYKENIKSKILKICEENIGQQIIECINKNERIKIKTVYQIIKTKTELPIFSKIILNDVLKKMNHLGFEFFYTFI, from the coding sequence TTGGACAAAAAATCAAAAGAAAAAAAATATTCTTTTAATGTTTTTTTGATTAAACCAGAGGAGGATAAAAAGGATAAAAAGCAATATTTGAAAAAGGAAGTTCAAGATCAATATAACTGTGCAACAGATAAAACTTCTTCAAAAAATATTTTTATTTTTTTCAAAAAACGAGATTGCAAAAAGAAATCATTTACTAAATGGTACGATTATTTTGTAACAACAAAAAAACAAAGAGAAGAAAATAACAAAAAAGAATGTAAATGCTGTTTAATATATGAAAGCGCTATTGTTTTTGTAGAAGGAAAAATAAATAAAAAAAAGTTTTTATTTGCAATAACTTTTGGCAGAGGGTTTAATGATTTAAAAAAAGACATTTTAACAAAAAATTTCGGTATAGTAATGGTTAAAAAAATAGTTGACCCTAATAAGATTAAAGAAGTAAATTATTTTTCTTTTAAAAATACTGAAGGTGTTTTTGAAAAAAAACAACAATTTTCCAAATTAATTCAAGTAAACGAATTTGTTTCTTATGAAGAAAATTCTCGTAGTGGTTTAAAAGAAATAAAAGGGGAAATACAAGAAGAAGAACCTTACAAATTGGAAGGTTTGGTAAGCGGAAAAGACAGTTTTAAATTCAATTCTGATAAAAAATTAGATCAATTAGTTCCTTTAATTAAATATATTTGGCAAATACATTTGAAAAGAAAAGAAAAAGAAGAATTCAAAAAAATTTGTGGTATATCTGAGGTGAAAAAAGATAAAATTGATTTTTATGATAATAAATTAATAAAAATGTTGATTAAAAAAATTAAAGAATATAATAACAAAAGTGGCTCAGAAGAATCAAACAATGAAATCGATGAATTAGCTATTGTTATTCCTGATTTTATCGAATATAACGATGAATATGCTATAGAATTGCGATATAATAAAAATAAAATAGTGGAGGAAGTTAATTTAGATAATTTAGATAAAATATTATCTACTTTTTTTTCACATTTTAAGGAAGAAATAAAAGAATTAGTTATTAATGAAGAGGAAAATAACGAAAATGATAAATTAATAGAAATGTTGATTCAAAAATTTGATGAATGTGAGGAAAAAGGAGGTGACTCAAATTTGAAGGACAACATTTTAGATTTTTTGAAAAAAAAATATAAATTAGTTATTAAAAAAGAAACAAACGTTGAAAACGATTATACTTTTTATAAATGTTTGAATTTTTGTTTTGTGAATGAGGGAAAAATAATCTCTTTATACGAAGGAAAATGGTATTTGCATAGTAATAGTTTAGAACAAATAGATAAACAGATTAAAAACCATTTTTTAGATGCGAATGCAACAGATGAAAAAAATAAAAAATATTTACTTCCTAGTTTTCAAACATTTAAAAATGAAAAAAAAGCAGTTCGTGAAGAAGATTATAATAAATGGGTTGTAGATAAAAAAGGCGAAAATTATTTTTTATTCGATCGAAAATGTATCAAGTTTAAAGACGAAGATAATTCTACATTTGAACTTTGTGATATATTGCAATATTATTCTGAAAATGAAAACCTAGACGAAATTATTTTACATCATGTTAAAAAATTTCATGGTTCAAGTTCTCTTTCGCATCTTTTTAATCAAGGACAAATTTTTATAAACATTTTATGTGATAGATATGAAGATTACAAAGAAAATATAAAAAGCAAAATATTAAAAATTTGTGAAGAAAACATAGGACAACAAATAATAGAATGTATAAATAAAAACGAAAGAATAAAAATAAAAACTGTATATCAAATAATTAAAACAAAAACCGAATTACCTATTTTTTCTAAGATTATTTTAAATGATGTATTAAAAAAAATGAATCATTTAGGTTTTGAGTTTTTTTATACTTTTATATAA
- a CDS encoding ABC transporter permease, translating to MKYISKMFINCKTTLKTLIKNKNICFGSVFLILLCLTICVWPYTSFYIDPYKSSFVRLQSFSLKHWMGTDSTGYDLFGRVLEGAKISLTISFYAVVLGSFIGSFLGIISGYFRGIIDHVINFICDILVIFPDIILAIVIMFFLQDSKKLSLVIALSISNIPSFIRIIRANTLKIKQKDFIKASKALGANNLRIIVKHVIPHLYGIIITRITIGMATVILSISALGFMGLGLDPTKPEWGNILSSEKSNMRFHSHLFFGPFIVILLTSLSFNLIGKGLIQFFNPKKDN from the coding sequence ATGAAATATATTTCTAAAATGTTTATTAATTGCAAAACCACCTTAAAAACTTTAATCAAAAATAAAAATATTTGCTTTGGTAGTGTTTTTTTAATTCTTTTATGCCTTACTATTTGTGTGTGGCCTTATACCTCCTTTTATATTGACCCTTATAAGTCTTCTTTTGTCCGTTTGCAAAGTTTTAGTTTAAAACATTGGATGGGGACAGATTCTACCGGTTATGATTTGTTTGGGCGTGTGTTAGAAGGGGCTAAAATTTCTTTAACCATCAGCTTTTATGCTGTTGTTTTAGGTAGTTTTATTGGTAGTTTTTTAGGGATTATCTCGGGTTATTTTCGCGGGATAATTGATCATGTGATCAATTTTATCTGTGATATTTTAGTCATCTTTCCAGACATTATTTTAGCAATTGTGATTATGTTTTTTTTACAAGATAGCAAAAAATTATCGTTAGTAATTGCCTTAAGTATTTCTAATATCCCCAGCTTTATCCGCATTATCAGAGCTAATACTTTAAAAATTAAGCAAAAAGATTTTATCAAAGCTTCTAAAGCTTTGGGAGCCAATAATTTACGGATTATCGTTAAACACGTTATTCCTCATCTTTATGGTATCATAATTACTAGAATTACTATTGGGATGGCAACTGTAATTCTTAGTATTTCAGCATTAGGCTTTATGGGTTTAGGGCTTGATCCTACTAAGCCAGAATGGGGTAATATTTTAAGTTCTGAGAAAAGTAATATGCGTTTTCATTCTCATTTATTTTTTGGACCTTTCATTGTTATTCTTTTGACGAGTTTATCGTTTAATTTAATTGGTAAAGGTTTGATTCAGTTTTTTAATCCGAAAAAAGATAATTAA
- a CDS encoding ABC transporter permease, with amino-acid sequence MTKYIFKKISYITLLFITVIFISFFILKLIPCDPVSAMFSPRSPTKEQRIQKEQELGLDKPVPEQFLLYVKNIFSKWEFGKSYFGNKDSALKLFGTAFFYTFQLAFLSCFFGSLLGVFFGVLAAFYVGTKKSFILDFVAMVLISAPTFVIGFFLQIILAHKFRLFPISGFDTFSQKILPVLTLSLVVSSSVFKTTQTTMLDCLEQPYIKVAYAKGLSKSKIIFKHALKNALIPIVAHICLIFSFLISGSFIVETIYNIKGVGNLVLRSFENRDYPVIQCCIILLALFIAIWNLFLDLIYVWLDPKINKKS; translated from the coding sequence TTGACGAAATATATTTTTAAAAAAATTTCTTATATTACCTTATTATTTATCACAGTGATATTTATCAGCTTTTTTATCTTGAAATTAATTCCTTGTGATCCTGTTTCTGCCATGTTTAGTCCAAGAAGTCCTACTAAAGAACAAAGGATTCAAAAAGAACAAGAATTAGGCCTTGACAAGCCTGTTCCAGAACAATTTTTGCTATATGTTAAAAATATTTTTTCAAAATGGGAATTTGGTAAGTCTTATTTTGGCAATAAAGATTCTGCTTTGAAATTGTTTGGTACAGCGTTTTTCTATACTTTTCAATTAGCTTTTTTGAGTTGTTTTTTTGGTTCTTTGTTAGGTGTTTTTTTTGGTGTTTTGGCAGCCTTTTATGTCGGCACTAAAAAAAGTTTTATCCTTGATTTTGTGGCTATGGTTTTAATTTCTGCTCCTACTTTTGTCATTGGTTTTTTTTTACAAATCATTTTAGCACATAAATTTAGACTTTTTCCTATCTCTGGCTTTGACACTTTTTCCCAAAAGATTTTGCCTGTGCTAACTTTATCTTTGGTAGTTAGTAGCTCGGTTTTTAAAACTACCCAAACAACTATGCTAGATTGTTTAGAACAACCCTATATTAAGGTTGCTTACGCTAAAGGACTTTCAAAATCTAAAATTATTTTTAAACATGCCTTAAAAAACGCTTTAATCCCGATTGTGGCTCATATTTGTTTGATTTTTAGTTTTTTAATCAGTGGTTCGTTCATTGTTGAAACTATTTACAACATTAAAGGCGTTGGAAACTTGGTGCTTCGTTCATTTGAAAACAGAGATTATCCTGTAATTCAATGTTGCATCATTTTATTAGCTTTATTTATTGCCATCTGGAATTTATTTTTGGATTTGATTTATGTTTGGCTAGATCCAAAAATCAATAAAAAAAGCTAA
- a CDS encoding ABC transporter substrate-binding protein, with product MNLTKFKNFIQKNKKLLIIASILVLVLCGILGFLIFFQEKKDTNQHVTEAINTDLPGMDPGNKDHTGSVNADRLFCAIHETLISFDQNGKIHPKVASKWEEQDNAVIFTLRDDVLFSNEKKLTASDIKFSFERAKNKGHDEYFFENIEILEDGKKIQLKFESTPIFLMEAISKLRILNQAAVEANEQEGLKVGAGPFKFKEWIPGDKIELELNENYYKKEAIQDSPKKMTFKIIPDPDTALLQLGEGSIDAVFDFPVDKIQNAKNQEGVKVVENKTAKCSYLFMNNTKTSLAKRKLIAAVLNIPKIIEELVLPVEQLKTFVPVTSIGHNPDIPSHFVPNQMDEVKRKIEALSQEDKEIKFGFSFKESQEVMNKIAEQLRNAGFAVETDRPDFKSFIANAKQGNYHMAFFSDMHEMSYGHKAMLDYMFPGQTIGSNPSHIQQDSEVTLLLNDVKGQLSKEDYVSKVKRLQQIFHDQVYVVPFYTQNAYFLTNDKVTNFTCDSLTRTDFTQIRKSN from the coding sequence ATGAATTTAACAAAATTCAAAAATTTTATTCAAAAAAATAAAAAACTATTAATTATAGCTAGTATTTTAGTTTTAGTGTTGTGTGGGATATTAGGATTTTTAATTTTTTTCCAAGAAAAAAAAGACACTAATCAACATGTTACTGAAGCTATTAATACTGATCTTCCAGGAATGGACCCAGGTAACAAAGACCACACTGGAAGTGTTAATGCAGATAGACTTTTTTGTGCAATACATGAAACCTTAATTTCTTTTGATCAAAATGGGAAAATACATCCTAAAGTAGCTTCAAAATGGGAAGAACAAGATAATGCTGTTATCTTTACTTTAAGAGATGATGTTTTGTTTAGTAATGAAAAAAAATTAACTGCTTCAGATATTAAATTTTCTTTTGAAAGAGCCAAAAACAAAGGCCATGATGAATATTTTTTTGAAAATATTGAGATTTTAGAAGATGGAAAAAAAATTCAACTTAAATTTGAATCTACTCCTATTTTTTTAATGGAAGCTATTTCTAAATTAAGAATTTTGAACCAAGCAGCTGTAGAAGCAAACGAACAAGAAGGTTTGAAAGTTGGTGCAGGACCTTTTAAATTCAAGGAATGGATCCCTGGAGATAAAATAGAATTAGAATTAAATGAAAACTATTATAAAAAAGAAGCTATTCAGGATAGTCCGAAAAAAATGACTTTTAAAATTATTCCTGACCCTGATACTGCTTTATTGCAATTAGGCGAAGGCAGTATTGATGCTGTTTTTGATTTTCCAGTAGATAAAATACAAAATGCTAAAAACCAAGAAGGAGTAAAAGTGGTAGAAAATAAAACTGCTAAATGTAGTTATTTATTTATGAATAACACTAAAACAAGTTTGGCAAAACGTAAGTTAATTGCAGCTGTTTTAAATATTCCTAAAATCATCGAAGAACTAGTTTTACCAGTGGAACAATTAAAAACTTTTGTGCCTGTCACTTCTATCGGTCATAATCCTGATATCCCGTCTCATTTTGTCCCGAATCAAATGGATGAAGTGAAAAGAAAAATTGAAGCTTTATCACAAGAAGATAAAGAAATAAAATTTGGCTTTTCTTTTAAAGAAAGTCAAGAAGTAATGAATAAAATCGCTGAACAATTAAGAAATGCTGGTTTTGCAGTTGAAACTGATAGACCAGATTTTAAATCATTTATTGCAAATGCCAAACAAGGGAATTATCATATGGCCTTTTTCTCAGATATGCATGAAATGTCATATGGTCATAAAGCCATGTTAGATTATATGTTCCCTGGTCAAACAATAGGAAGCAACCCGTCTCATATTCAACAAGACTCTGAGGTAACTTTACTTTTAAATGATGTCAAAGGGCAATTGAGTAAAGAAGATTATGTTTCCAAAGTGAAAAGACTGCAACAAATATTTCATGACCAAGTTTATGTAGTTCCTTTTTATACGCAAAATGCTTATTTCTTAACCAATGATAAAGTTACAAATTTTACTTGTGATAGCCTTACTAGAACTGATTTTACTCAAATTAGAAAAAGCAATTAA
- a CDS encoding ABC transporter ATP-binding protein gives MSLLQIKDLHTYFQTQKGLIKAVRGVSFEIQKGKTLGIVGESGSGKSQTAMSILQLFEKNQKIYQGKIIFEQKIISEFKEKEMQKIRGNKIAMIFQDPTTSLNPVFKIKNQIIEVLMLHRNINKNEAYQRSCEILEKVKIPNVKRIMESYPHQLSGGMCQRVMIAMALVCQPKLLIADEATTALDVIVQKEILNLIKDLQKEQNTAVLFITHDLGVVSQVADDVIVMYKGKVVESAPTQQILTNPQHSYTKNLLANFLKTGLSYQKV, from the coding sequence ATGAGTTTATTACAAATTAAAGACTTGCATACTTATTTTCAAACTCAAAAAGGGTTAATTAAAGCGGTTCGTGGAGTTTCTTTTGAAATTCAAAAAGGAAAAACCCTTGGCATAGTGGGAGAATCAGGAAGTGGTAAAAGTCAAACAGCGATGTCTATTTTGCAATTATTTGAAAAAAATCAAAAAATCTACCAAGGCAAGATTATTTTTGAACAAAAAATAATTTCTGAATTTAAAGAAAAAGAAATGCAAAAAATTCGTGGTAACAAAATAGCAATGATTTTTCAAGATCCAACCACTAGTTTGAACCCTGTTTTTAAAATTAAAAATCAAATTATAGAAGTTTTAATGTTGCACCGTAATATAAACAAAAATGAAGCTTATCAAAGAAGTTGTGAAATTTTAGAAAAAGTCAAAATACCTAATGTTAAAAGAATTATGGAATCTTATCCACATCAATTATCGGGCGGAATGTGTCAAAGAGTGATGATTGCGATGGCATTAGTTTGTCAACCTAAACTTTTAATTGCTGATGAAGCAACTACCGCTTTAGATGTAATTGTGCAAAAAGAAATTCTTAATTTAATTAAGGATTTGCAAAAAGAGCAAAATACTGCTGTTTTGTTTATCACTCATGATTTGGGAGTAGTCTCGCAAGTAGCTGATGATGTAATTGTAATGTATAAAGGTAAAGTAGTCGAAAGTGCTCCAACTCAACAAATTTTAACTAATCCGCAACATTCTTATACGAAAAATTTATTAGCTAATTTTTTGAAAACAGGGCTTAGTTATCAAAAAGTATAA
- a CDS encoding oligopeptide/dipeptide ABC transporter ATP-binding protein: MAVKNQILIETKNLSKHFVVKKNFLQEDTLLYANQNINLSIFKGETLAVVGGSGSGKSTLGQVLLQLQKPSSGHVFYHQNNTINIDLTKISNKEKRFLRKDLQIIFQDPFSSLDPLFKISDIIGEGLLIHKMVKNKKDPLYKKKVLAIMEKCGVDLSFYERYPHQLSGGQRQRIAIARALILKPKFVVCDEIVSALDVSIQEQILRLVNDLKKDYKLTFLFITHDLGVARYLSDRICVMYLGKVIEIAKVEDIFQNPCHPYTKQLLNAIPKLKTQNQALKEYEVTYEQKDFQFLFQTGQADLDWHQVSPDHFVACTLKNNKGKTKI, translated from the coding sequence ATGGCAGTTAAGAACCAAATTTTAATTGAAACTAAAAATTTATCAAAACACTTTGTAGTTAAAAAAAATTTTTTGCAAGAAGATACTTTGTTATACGCTAACCAAAACATCAATTTATCTATTTTTAAAGGTGAAACTTTGGCAGTTGTAGGGGGTTCTGGTTCTGGGAAATCCACTTTAGGACAAGTCCTTTTGCAATTACAAAAACCTTCTTCAGGGCACGTTTTTTATCACCAAAATAATACTATTAATATTGATTTAACTAAAATCAGCAACAAAGAAAAACGTTTTTTGCGTAAAGATTTACAAATTATTTTTCAAGATCCTTTTTCTTCGCTTGACCCTCTTTTTAAAATATCTGATATTATTGGCGAAGGTCTTTTGATTCATAAAATGGTTAAAAACAAAAAAGACCCTTTATATAAAAAAAAGGTTTTAGCGATTATGGAAAAATGTGGGGTTGACTTGTCTTTTTATGAACGCTATCCCCATCAATTATCAGGCGGCCAAAGACAAAGAATTGCTATTGCACGTGCTTTGATTCTTAAACCTAAATTTGTTGTTTGTGATGAAATAGTTTCTGCTTTAGATGTTTCAATTCAAGAACAAATCTTGCGTCTAGTTAATGATTTAAAAAAAGATTACAAGCTTACTTTTTTATTTATCACTCATGATTTAGGAGTTGCTCGTTATTTAAGTGATAGAATTTGTGTTATGTATTTAGGTAAAGTGATTGAAATTGCTAAAGTAGAAGATATTTTCCAAAACCCTTGTCATCCTTACACTAAGCAACTATTAAACGCTATTCCTAAATTAAAAACCCAAAATCAAGCTTTAAAGGAATATGAAGTCACTTACGAACAAAAAGACTTCCAGTTTTTATTTCAGACTGGGCAAGCAGATTTAGATTGGCATCAAGTTTCGCCTGATCATTTTGTTGCTTGTACTTTAAAAAATAATAAAGGAAAAACTAAAATATGA